From the Planktothricoides raciborskii GIHE-MW2 genome, the window AAGCCAACGACACTTATAACGTTCTGAAGAAAAGAACTAATGAGTTACAGCGATCGCTGCGTCGGGAATCTCTGTTTAATGCAGTCATGTCCACAATCCGGGAATCCCTGGATTATCGCAGTATGCTGCAAACCATTGTGCAAACTCTGGGGGAAAACTTTGAAGCCACCAGTTGCGTGCTGCGAACCGTAGAGGGCGATCGGCTCTTAAAGGATGCCGTTTACTACCATTGCCACGTTGATTCTACCAATGAAAACCTCCACGAAGATCCGCTACTACAAACCGTCTTACAAACTCGCAAAACCGAATTAGTCCAAAATCAAGACAACGGCAAAAATAGCACCCAACTGGTCGTACCCATGATCTGTGGTCAAGAAGTCTTGGCCATTCTCTCTGTCTACCAAGACGGCAGTGGGGACAATTGGAGTCCAGAAGATATTCAGCTAATTGAAAGCGTCACGGAACAATCTGCCCTAGCGCTGTCTCAAGCCAAGCTCTACCAACGCACCCAAGAGCAAGCCCAACAAATGCAAGCTGAACTGGAAGTGGCTCGGCAAATTCAAATGAATTTATTGCGCCAAAGTTGGCCGGAACTGGAATCAGCCCGGGTTCGAGCGGGCTGTTTTCCTGCCAGAGCCGTGGGGGGTGACTTTTTTGAAGTTTACGTTCACGCCCAAGGAGACATCTGGCTTGCTTTGGGGGATGTTTCCGGCAAAGGAGTTCCGGCGGCTTTATTTATGGCCAGCGCCATGTCCGTGTTGCGTCGGGAACTCTCTCAAGAACTCTCTCCTGATACCGAAGTGGTAATGAAAAACTTGAATGAAGCATTAGCCGACGATCTGATTGGCAACAACTGTTTCATTACAATGGTTTTAGCTCGCTATCGGCCTTCGACTTCCGAGCTCGCTTATACCAATGCCGGACATATTTATCCTCTGGTGTGGTCTCACCGGGCAGTGATTACCAAATCCGCACCCGTGGAACCGAATTTCCTCAAAGCACGGGGCATTCCTTTAGGGATTTTGCCGATCTGGAGAGGCAAATCCGGCAGCTTACAGTTAAGTCCCGGCGATGTTTTTCTCCTCACCAGTGATGGACTGACCGAAGCCACCGTTACCAATGCAGACCCCTCGATTAAGGGACTTTCAGTGGGTTCAATGTTGGAACAAGAAGGCTTGTGGCAAATATTGCTGCAACAGACTGACCAGCTAAATGTAGATTCTGTATTAGCTCGCGTCAGAGAGGTGGCTCAACAACAGGAAGATGACCAAACAATATTATCTCTAGAGGTTCTGTAGGAAGATGAAAACTGAGTTACATGTACCCAGCGATTTGCGATTTTTGTCTGTGGTCGAACATTGGCTCTTGAGTTGTTTAGAAATGGATTTAGGGGAAAAAGTGGATTGGCCCCGGCAAGCGAATCGCTTACGCTTAGTGTTAGCTGAAGCTTACTCTAATGTGGTGCGTCATGCTCATAAAGAACAACCAAATTTACCTGTATTGTTGCGCTTGGAAGTGAAGGAGCGCGACTTAGCTCTGGAAGTTTGGGACTATGGCAAGGGCTATGATTTATCAGAATATTCCAA encodes:
- a CDS encoding SpoIIE family protein phosphatase, which produces MSRGKGSKLKMMVVDDEIDNLDLLYRTFRRDYKVFKADSAFSALEILDEEGEMAIIISDQRMPEMNGTEFLGKTVDRFPDTIRILLTGYTDVEDLVDAINSGQVFKYITKPWNPEELKAVVQQANDTYNVLKKRTNELQRSLRRESLFNAVMSTIRESLDYRSMLQTIVQTLGENFEATSCVLRTVEGDRLLKDAVYYHCHVDSTNENLHEDPLLQTVLQTRKTELVQNQDNGKNSTQLVVPMICGQEVLAILSVYQDGSGDNWSPEDIQLIESVTEQSALALSQAKLYQRTQEQAQQMQAELEVARQIQMNLLRQSWPELESARVRAGCFPARAVGGDFFEVYVHAQGDIWLALGDVSGKGVPAALFMASAMSVLRRELSQELSPDTEVVMKNLNEALADDLIGNNCFITMVLARYRPSTSELAYTNAGHIYPLVWSHRAVITKSAPVEPNFLKARGIPLGILPIWRGKSGSLQLSPGDVFLLTSDGLTEATVTNADPSIKGLSVGSMLEQEGLWQILLQQTDQLNVDSVLARVREVAQQQEDDQTILSLEVL
- a CDS encoding anti-sigma regulatory factor, which encodes MKTELHVPSDLRFLSVVEHWLLSCLEMDLGEKVDWPRQANRLRLVLAEAYSNVVRHAHKEQPNLPVLLRLEVKERDLALEVWDYGKGYDLSEYSKPVPEQMPDGGYGWLIMKKLMDRVEYKLEVDGRNCLKLEASLPAKEPAK